The following are encoded in a window of Nitrospirota bacterium genomic DNA:
- a CDS encoding four helix bundle protein: protein MERNSIPDFQRFLNIAKGSAAELRTQVYISQEVKVFSNSNAKELIQELKSISKMLQALHNSLKNREP, encoded by the coding sequence ATGGAAAGAAATAGTATCCCGGATTTCCAGAGATTCTTAAATATAGCAAAAGGTTCGGCTGCGGAACTGAGAACACAAGTATATATTTCACAAGAGGTCAAGGTATTTTCTAATAGTAATGCGAAAGAACTCATTCAAGAATTGAAGTCAATTTCAAAAATGCTCCAAGCGTTACATAACTCGTTGAAAAACCGTGAACCGTAA
- a CDS encoding branched-chain amino acid ABC transporter permease, with product MLLQQVINGLTLGAVYALIALGYTMVYGILELINFAHGEIYMLGAYVSIITLSFLTVTGFTSNNLVLSLLIVVIVAAIYAAAYGLTMERLAYRPLRNAPRLSPLISAIGVSIFLQNYVMLTQGSADKIFPHILSSGGVSLGNATLTYLQGFIIITSIFLMTILHAFIKKTRFGKAMRATAQDKKMASLVGIDINTVIMTTFIIGSVLAAVAGFMVAMYYGLVNFYMGYVAGIKAFTAAVLGGIGNIQGAVLGGFMLGIMESLGAAYISSEYKDAFAFIILILILTFKPTGLLGESVPEKV from the coding sequence ATGTTGCTTCAGCAGGTTATAAACGGCCTTACGCTTGGCGCTGTGTACGCACTGATTGCACTCGGCTATACAATGGTGTACGGGATACTTGAGCTTATTAATTTTGCACATGGTGAGATTTATATGCTCGGTGCTTATGTATCAATTATTACACTCTCTTTTCTAACTGTTACTGGATTTACTTCCAATAATCTTGTCCTGTCATTATTAATAGTGGTGATTGTTGCCGCCATATATGCTGCTGCTTATGGCCTCACTATGGAGAGGCTGGCATACAGGCCATTAAGAAATGCACCGAGGCTTTCACCGCTTATTTCTGCCATCGGGGTTTCTATCTTCCTGCAGAATTATGTTATGCTGACTCAGGGTTCTGCTGATAAGATATTCCCGCATATACTCTCATCCGGCGGGGTATCTCTCGGCAACGCAACATTAACTTATCTACAGGGATTTATAATCATTACCTCCATATTCCTTATGACTATCCTTCATGCATTTATAAAAAAGACCAGATTCGGCAAGGCTATGCGGGCTACTGCACAGGATAAGAAGATGGCATCACTTGTGGGGATAGACATTAATACTGTCATTATGACAACATTCATCATAGGTTCAGTCCTTGCAGCAGTTGCAGGATTTATGGTTGCGATGTACTACGGACTTGTAAATTTTTACATGGGTTATGTTGCAGGGATAAAGGCATTTACAGCCGCTGTACTCGGCGGCATCGGGAATATTCAAGGCGCTGTTTTAGGCGGCTTTATGCTGGGGATTATGGAAAGCCTCGGTGCTGCATACATCTCAAGTGAATACAAAGACGCATTCGCATTTATAATCCTCATATTAATCCTGACATTTAAACCAACAGGTCTGCTTGGAGAAAGTGTTCCAGAAAAGGTATAA
- a CDS encoding bifunctional precorrin-2 dehydrogenase/sirohydrochlorin ferrochelatase, with protein sequence MDDTQEKKNYFPIFLDLTGKKCIVVGGGSVAERKCESLIKAGADVTVIAPMITKGLKDIQAKGQITHIKRDYQAGDLDTAFLVIAATDYEEINQKVADDARASNKLVNVVDEPALCSYITPAVFQRGLLTIAISTGGASPAIAKEIREELQKLYGGPEFKKRLEHVKNARDKVMKEIKDRTQRSKAIKEIVSTMRGTSRKNTRSKSE encoded by the coding sequence ATGGATGATACTCAAGAAAAGAAAAATTACTTTCCGATATTCTTAGACCTCACAGGTAAAAAGTGCATTGTTGTAGGCGGCGGGAGTGTTGCAGAAAGGAAGTGCGAGTCACTTATAAAGGCCGGTGCTGATGTAACAGTTATTGCACCAATGATTACCAAGGGACTCAAAGACATTCAGGCAAAGGGACAGATTACCCATATTAAACGTGATTATCAGGCCGGTGACCTTGATACTGCATTTCTTGTAATCGCCGCAACAGACTATGAAGAGATAAATCAGAAGGTTGCTGATGATGCGAGGGCTTCCAACAAACTTGTAAATGTTGTTGATGAACCGGCACTTTGCAGTTATATCACCCCTGCTGTATTCCAGAGGGGCTTACTCACAATCGCCATATCTACCGGCGGGGCAAGTCCTGCAATAGCCAAAGAGATTCGTGAAGAGCTGCAGAAATTATACGGCGGCCCTGAATTTAAAAAGCGCCTTGAGCATGTAAAGAACGCACGTGACAAGGTTATGAAAGAGATCAAAGACAGGACACAACGCTCAAAAGCCATCAAAGAGATAGTTTCCACAATGCGTGGAACCAGCCGCAAAAATACCCGCAGCAAATCAGAGTAA
- a CDS encoding branched-chain amino acid ABC transporter permease yields MEKVFQKRYKIIFLSIWSGLLLLPFLGIFNSALAAGIIFSGILLFQVTQRIVTASSCRDTFQQINVRIQKIETVCKKKGVQNALLAALLLLLVTAPFLINNYYTDILIITGIYVILALGLNIVVGLAGLLDLGYIAFYAIGAYSYGILNTNFGIPFWPAILIGGTLAGIAGMILGMVTLRLRGDYLAIVTLGFLMIVHLMLNNWDTVTRGPNGILGIKPPAIGGFTFSEPAHFYYLILLFDIIAIFIINRLNNSRIGRAWIAIREDEIAASAMGINITTMKILAFTMGALWAGIAGVFFAGRYAFISPESFTFLETVLVLSMVVLGGMGSIAGVIIGAGLLIILPEVFRGFQDYRMLAFGGAMVLMMVFRPQGLIGNPRRKIELINENSEQ; encoded by the coding sequence TTGGAGAAAGTGTTCCAGAAAAGGTATAAGATTATTTTTTTATCAATATGGTCCGGCTTGCTGTTACTGCCATTCCTCGGCATTTTTAATTCAGCGCTGGCGGCCGGCATTATCTTTTCAGGTATCCTCCTGTTTCAAGTTACACAAAGGATTGTAACAGCTTCATCTTGCAGAGATACTTTTCAGCAGATTAATGTCAGAATTCAAAAAATAGAAACAGTGTGCAAGAAAAAAGGTGTTCAAAATGCTCTTCTTGCCGCTCTTTTATTATTGCTCGTGACTGCCCCGTTTTTAATAAATAACTATTATACAGACATCTTAATTATCACAGGGATATATGTTATCCTTGCACTCGGTCTTAATATTGTGGTCGGACTTGCGGGTCTCCTTGACCTCGGCTATATTGCCTTTTATGCAATAGGGGCATACTCTTATGGAATCCTGAATACAAACTTCGGGATACCCTTCTGGCCGGCCATATTAATAGGCGGGACGCTTGCAGGCATTGCAGGCATGATACTTGGTATGGTGACCCTGCGTCTCAGAGGTGATTATCTGGCAATAGTTACGCTGGGGTTTCTTATGATTGTCCACCTTATGCTCAATAACTGGGACACTGTCACACGCGGGCCGAACGGTATACTTGGGATCAAGCCGCCGGCTATCGGAGGCTTTACATTCTCTGAACCGGCGCATTTTTACTATCTTATCCTGCTATTTGATATAATAGCTATTTTCATTATAAACAGGCTTAATAACTCAAGGATAGGGAGGGCATGGATTGCAATAAGAGAGGATGAGATTGCCGCCTCGGCAATGGGTATTAATATTACAACAATGAAGATTCTCGCATTCACAATGGGTGCATTGTGGGCAGGGATAGCGGGTGTTTTCTTTGCAGGCCGTTATGCATTCATATCACCGGAGAGCTTTACATTTCTTGAAACAGTGCTTGTACTCTCAATGGTAGTTTTAGGTGGAATGGGAAGCATCGCAGGTGTTATAATCGGGGCTGGATTGCTTATAATACTGCCGGAGGTCTTCAGGGGTTTTCAGGATTACAGGATGCTCGCATTCGGCGGGGCTATGGTACTCATGATGGTATTCAGACCGCAGGGGTTGATAGGAAATCCGAGGAGGAAGATAGAACTGATAAATGAAAATAGTGAGCAGTAA
- a CDS encoding DUF433 domain-containing protein — MKEVSPAHIDITPGVAGGKPRIAGHRITVQDIVIWHERMGSSADEIATEHGLSLSDIYAALAYYYDHRIEIDEAIRSDETFVAELRRKTPSRLKDKIGG, encoded by the coding sequence ATGAAAGAGGTATCGCCAGCACACATTGATATAACACCGGGAGTGGCCGGGGGTAAGCCTCGTATAGCAGGTCATCGTATTACTGTTCAGGATATCGTTATATGGCATGAACGTATGGGATCAAGTGCAGATGAAATAGCTACAGAACATGGCCTCTCATTATCAGATATATACGCTGCCCTGGCATATTATTATGATCACCGTATAGAAATAGATGAGGCCATCCGTTCTGATGAAACATTTGTTGCCGAACTGCGCCGTAAGACACCCTCCAGGCTGAAAGATAAAATCGGTGGCTGA
- a CDS encoding DUF86 domain-containing protein, translating to MTNISVIENKISSIRKYLKILERYPEYSRKEIGENIDIRGAVERYLYLMAQSAIDLAEAVIAYRDLRKPATMSEAFYILNEENIISGECTDKMVRMVGFRNIIAHDYERINYDIVYDILHHRLKDIEEFIEKIETM from the coding sequence ATGACTAATATATCCGTCATTGAAAATAAGATAAGCTCTATCAGAAAATATTTGAAGATTCTGGAAAGGTATCCTGAATATTCCAGAAAAGAGATTGGCGAAAACATAGATATAAGAGGCGCGGTTGAGCGTTATCTCTATCTTATGGCTCAATCTGCAATTGATCTTGCAGAAGCCGTAATCGCATATAGAGATTTAAGAAAGCCGGCTACGATGAGTGAGGCATTTTATATATTAAATGAAGAGAATATAATCTCAGGTGAATGCACGGACAAGATGGTAAGGATGGTCGGATTTAGAAACATAATAGCCCATGACTATGAAAGGATTAATTATGATATTGTGTATGATATCCTTCACCATAGATTAAAAGATATTGAAGAATTTATAGAAAAGATCGAAACCATGTAA
- a CDS encoding alpha/beta fold hydrolase, which produces MPAFSAKYSVIIFDNRGVGRTDTTKPPYSAEQMAGDVKGLMDVLGVRNAHILGYSMGGQIAQELAGMYPGYVRSLILAGSYARQTPIGLSKTRLLLQMFMEGVNPEFVVKTFFLWLFSNRFFEDEEQVNIAVKNFLNPHYPQPPDGLEGQGLSIINYDGRERVGKISAPTLIIAGKNDIAIPLSCTEGLASKIPNSELIILENAAHSMIFEEPERFNRIVMEFLGRMRIGDR; this is translated from the coding sequence ATGCCGGCGTTTTCTGCAAAGTATAGTGTAATAATCTTTGATAACCGCGGTGTCGGACGAACTGATACGACAAAACCTCCCTACTCGGCAGAACAGATGGCAGGAGACGTAAAGGGGCTGATGGATGTACTTGGTGTCAGGAATGCCCACATACTTGGATATTCCATGGGCGGACAGATTGCGCAGGAACTTGCAGGAATGTATCCGGGATATGTAAGGAGCCTGATACTTGCGGGTTCTTATGCCCGGCAGACGCCTATCGGCCTGAGCAAAACACGATTGCTATTACAGATGTTCATGGAAGGGGTTAACCCTGAATTTGTTGTGAAAACATTCTTCCTATGGCTCTTTTCAAACCGGTTCTTTGAAGATGAGGAACAGGTAAACATTGCTGTAAAGAACTTTCTGAATCCCCATTATCCTCAGCCACCGGATGGCCTTGAGGGTCAGGGACTTTCGATTATTAACTATGACGGCCGGGAGCGGGTCGGCAAAATCTCCGCACCAACCCTCATAATAGCCGGCAAGAATGATATAGCCATACCTTTAAGCTGTACAGAAGGACTCGCCTCCAAAATCCCCAACTCAGAACTCATCATCCTTGAGAACGCCGCCCATTCCATGATCTTTGAAGAACCTGAAAGATTCAACCGGATAGTGATGGAGTTTCTGGGGAGGATGAGAATAGGTGATAGGTAG
- a CDS encoding nucleotidyltransferase domain-containing protein → MDEHQVTELRAIFKNYPEVKLVYVFGSRAAGKEGPLSDYDFAVYIADDNRIRNFNIKFSLMDKISRLLRNDNVDVVILNFTESPELKYNIIAQGKLIYEEEPFRVIVEPRILNEYFDFHSLLLKYNLTKA, encoded by the coding sequence ATGGATGAACATCAAGTCACAGAGTTGAGAGCAATCTTTAAAAATTATCCTGAGGTCAAATTGGTCTATGTGTTTGGTTCAAGGGCGGCAGGCAAGGAAGGACCATTGAGTGATTACGACTTTGCTGTGTATATAGCTGACGACAATAGGATCAGAAACTTTAATATCAAATTTTCTTTAATGGACAAAATCAGCCGGTTACTTAGAAATGACAATGTGGATGTTGTGATTTTAAACTTTACAGAGTCTCCAGAATTAAAATACAATATTATTGCTCAGGGAAAGTTAATCTATGAGGAGGAACCATTCAGGGTAATTGTAGAACCCCGCATACTTAATGAATATTTTGACTTTCACTCTCTGCTCTTAAAATACAATTTAACAAAGGCATAA